A section of the Bacillus pumilus genome encodes:
- the ftsY gene encoding signal recognition particle-docking protein FtsY, whose translation MSFFKKLKEKFTQQTDSVSEKFKDGLEKTRNSFQGRVNELISRYRKVDEDFFEELEEVLIGADVGFTTVMELIDELKKEVKLRNIQDPSEVQSVISEKLVEIYNSGEEQISALNIEDGRLNIILFVGVNGVGKTTTIGKLANKLKNEGKSVILAAGDTFRAGAIEQLEVWGERSGVPVVKQTAGSDPAAVIYDAVQSAKAKNADVLICDTAGRLQNKVNLMKELEKVKRVIEREVPDAPHEVLLALDATTGQNAMAQAKEFSKATNVTGIALTKLDGTAKGGIVLAIRNELNIPVKLVGLGEKVDDLQEFDAESYVYGLFSDVIDQED comes from the coding sequence ATGAGCTTTTTTAAGAAATTAAAAGAAAAATTTACACAGCAAACCGATTCAGTATCAGAAAAGTTTAAAGATGGACTTGAAAAAACGAGAAACTCCTTTCAAGGAAGAGTAAACGAACTCATTTCACGCTACCGTAAAGTGGATGAAGACTTTTTTGAAGAATTAGAAGAAGTTCTGATCGGAGCAGATGTTGGTTTCACAACGGTGATGGAACTGATTGATGAGCTGAAGAAAGAAGTAAAACTAAGAAACATTCAAGACCCAAGTGAAGTTCAATCGGTCATCTCTGAAAAACTGGTTGAAATCTATAATAGCGGAGAGGAACAAATCTCTGCGCTGAATATCGAAGACGGGCGATTAAATATCATTTTATTTGTAGGGGTCAATGGTGTTGGGAAAACAACAACGATCGGCAAACTTGCAAATAAATTGAAAAATGAAGGAAAATCCGTCATTTTGGCAGCAGGTGATACATTCCGTGCCGGTGCCATTGAGCAGCTTGAAGTATGGGGAGAGCGTTCAGGCGTGCCTGTTGTCAAACAGACGGCTGGCTCTGACCCAGCAGCGGTCATCTATGATGCTGTTCAATCAGCAAAAGCGAAAAATGCGGATGTCCTTATTTGTGATACAGCAGGAAGACTGCAAAACAAAGTCAACTTGATGAAAGAGCTGGAGAAGGTCAAGAGAGTCATTGAACGCGAGGTTCCAGATGCACCGCATGAAGTGCTACTCGCTCTCGATGCAACAACGGGTCAAAATGCGATGGCACAAGCGAAGGAATTTTCTAAAGCGACGAATGTGACAGGAATTGCTTTAACAAAGCTTGACGGGACTGCAAAAGGCGGGATTGTCCTTGCCATTCGAAATGAGCTAAACATCCCTGTGAAGCTTGTCGGTTTAGGTGAAAAAGTAGACGATCTGCAAGAATTCGATGCAGAATCGTATGTGTATGGATTATTCTCAGACGTCATTGATCAAGAAGACTAA
- the smc gene encoding chromosome segregation protein SMC, whose protein sequence is MFLKRLDVIGFKSFAQRVTVDFVKGVTAVVGPNGSGKSNITDAIRWVLGEQSAKSLRGGKMEDIIFAGSDSRKRVNLAEVTLTLDNEDHFLPIDFHEVSVTRRVYRSGESEFLINNQSVRLKDIIDLFMDSGLGKEAFSIISQGKVEEILSSKAEERRSIFEEAAGVLKYKTRKKKAENKLFETQDNLNRVEDILHELEDQVEPLRMQASIAKDYLQKKEELENVEIALTVHDIEALHEKWTTLGEAVERFKQDEMKQSTEIQAKEAKIEESRDRIQALDESINDLQEVLLFTSEELEKLEGKKEVLKERKKNAAANQGQLEETLIRLTEKQAQLTEKIQQQKITRDSLQKEVQQLKDEVKTKQHQLSLHSEDVEGQIEQLKSDYFDLLNEQASIRNERKLLEEQQRQAAMQLDRLTQNNQKHIEERVSVKEKKTEAQKQLSALEEDILAQVKRFREAEQKLEQIKRQYEKKETALYQAYQYVQQAKSKKEMLESMQEDFSGFFQGVKEVLKAKERLGGIHGAIAELIQTDQQHETAIEIALGAATQHVVTENEAAARQAIAYLKQHSFGRATFLPMNVIKERTIQHRDVQTAEQHAAFIGVASQLVSFDEKYQKVIQNLLGTVLIVRDLKGANELAKMLGHRYRIVTLDGDVVNPGGSMTGGGVKKKNNSLLSRSREIETLTKQLVEMEEKTTILEKETKETKQLIAANESQLNELRQRGETLREQQQELKGKLYELQVAEKNINAHLELYDQEKEELQLRSTELIDKDKEQAALEVSIGEKLTTLDQEINTLTKRKQTQSSTKETISAELTELKISLAKKEQSLANEQEKLSSLMAELEEAEQTLTETKEDLSLLTSEMTSSSSGAEQLEEAAKEKLENKNKTTALISERRKQRLALSETLEFAERELKEQKRLYKQLTTSLKDEEIKLGRMEVELDNLIAYLNEEYALSFEGAKEMYHLTLSSDEARKRVKLIKLAIEELGTVNLGSIDEYERVNERYLFLTEQRNDLTEAKNTLFQVIEEMDQEMTKRFSETFSQIRGHFESVFQALFGGGRADLKLTDPNDLLNSGVDIVAQPPGKKLQNLSLLSGGERALTAIALLFSILKVRPVPFCVLDEVEAALDEANVFRFAQYLKKYSQETQFIVITHRKGTMEEADVLYGVTMQESGVSKLVSVKLEETKELVQ, encoded by the coding sequence ATGTTCCTCAAACGTTTAGACGTGATAGGATTCAAATCTTTTGCGCAGCGAGTGACCGTGGACTTTGTCAAAGGGGTTACAGCTGTTGTCGGACCAAACGGAAGCGGCAAAAGTAATATTACCGATGCCATCCGCTGGGTACTTGGAGAACAATCAGCGAAAAGCCTCCGCGGAGGAAAAATGGAAGACATCATTTTTGCAGGAAGCGACTCAAGGAAAAGAGTCAATCTAGCAGAAGTGACTTTAACATTAGATAACGAAGACCACTTTTTACCGATCGATTTTCACGAAGTCAGTGTGACAAGAAGAGTCTATCGATCAGGAGAAAGTGAATTTCTCATAAACAATCAATCTGTCCGCTTAAAGGATATTATTGATCTTTTCATGGATTCAGGTCTTGGAAAGGAAGCCTTTTCGATCATCAGCCAAGGGAAGGTAGAAGAAATTCTATCAAGTAAGGCAGAAGAGAGAAGAAGCATCTTTGAAGAAGCGGCTGGCGTTTTGAAATATAAAACAAGAAAGAAAAAAGCCGAGAATAAACTGTTTGAAACGCAGGACAACTTAAACCGAGTAGAAGATATTCTGCATGAACTAGAAGACCAAGTAGAACCTTTAAGAATGCAGGCATCTATTGCAAAGGACTATTTGCAAAAAAAAGAAGAGCTTGAAAATGTCGAAATCGCCTTAACTGTCCATGACATCGAAGCACTTCATGAAAAATGGACAACACTTGGTGAAGCTGTCGAGCGCTTCAAACAAGATGAAATGAAGCAATCCACAGAGATTCAAGCAAAAGAAGCAAAAATTGAAGAATCAAGAGACCGCATTCAAGCGCTTGACGAATCAATTAATGACTTACAAGAAGTTCTTCTTTTCACAAGTGAGGAATTAGAAAAGCTTGAAGGTAAAAAAGAAGTACTAAAAGAACGGAAGAAAAATGCTGCCGCAAACCAGGGACAGCTAGAAGAAACACTCATTCGCTTAACTGAAAAGCAGGCGCAGCTAACCGAAAAAATTCAGCAGCAGAAAATCACGCGGGATAGCCTTCAAAAAGAAGTGCAGCAGCTAAAAGATGAAGTGAAAACGAAGCAGCATCAACTGTCGCTTCATAGTGAAGATGTGGAAGGTCAAATTGAACAGCTAAAAAGCGATTATTTTGATCTACTCAATGAACAGGCTTCCATCCGCAACGAACGCAAATTGTTAGAAGAACAGCAGCGACAAGCGGCTATGCAGCTGGATCGGCTCACACAAAATAACCAAAAACACATTGAAGAGCGTGTATCTGTCAAAGAGAAGAAAACAGAGGCTCAGAAGCAGCTTTCAGCTCTAGAAGAAGACATTTTGGCTCAGGTCAAGCGGTTTAGAGAAGCGGAACAAAAGCTTGAGCAAATAAAACGTCAATACGAGAAAAAAGAAACGGCTCTTTATCAAGCCTATCAATATGTGCAGCAGGCAAAGTCAAAAAAAGAGATGCTAGAATCCATGCAGGAAGATTTCTCAGGCTTTTTCCAAGGAGTAAAAGAGGTCTTAAAGGCAAAAGAACGGTTAGGCGGTATTCACGGTGCCATTGCAGAGCTGATTCAAACAGATCAGCAGCATGAGACAGCGATTGAAATCGCGTTAGGCGCAGCAACGCAGCACGTCGTCACAGAGAATGAAGCCGCCGCGCGACAAGCAATTGCATACTTAAAGCAGCACTCCTTTGGACGAGCAACTTTCCTGCCGATGAATGTGATCAAAGAAAGAACCATTCAGCATAGAGACGTCCAAACAGCCGAGCAGCATGCTGCATTTATCGGTGTAGCAAGTCAACTTGTTTCCTTTGATGAAAAATATCAAAAGGTCATACAGAACTTGCTTGGAACGGTTCTGATCGTTAGAGACTTAAAAGGCGCCAATGAACTCGCAAAAATGCTTGGTCATCGTTATCGCATCGTGACCCTTGATGGCGATGTCGTAAACCCAGGCGGTTCAATGACCGGTGGCGGTGTAAAGAAAAAGAACAACTCCCTTCTTTCAAGAAGCAGGGAGATCGAAACATTAACAAAGCAGCTCGTTGAAATGGAAGAAAAAACAACGATCCTTGAAAAGGAAACAAAAGAAACGAAGCAATTAATTGCTGCAAATGAAAGCCAATTAAACGAACTGCGTCAGCGCGGCGAAACGCTTCGTGAACAGCAGCAAGAGCTCAAAGGGAAGCTATACGAACTGCAAGTAGCAGAAAAAAATATTAATGCTCACCTTGAACTCTATGACCAAGAAAAAGAAGAATTACAGCTGCGTTCTACTGAACTTATAGATAAGGACAAAGAGCAGGCAGCTCTTGAAGTTTCGATAGGGGAGAAATTGACCACCCTAGATCAAGAGATCAATACATTAACAAAGCGTAAGCAAACCCAAAGCTCAACGAAAGAAACCATTTCTGCCGAATTAACAGAGCTGAAAATCTCACTTGCTAAAAAAGAGCAGTCCTTAGCGAATGAACAAGAAAAGCTTTCGAGCTTAATGGCAGAATTAGAAGAGGCTGAACAAACGCTGACGGAAACAAAAGAAGATCTGTCACTCTTAACAAGTGAAATGACGTCTAGCTCAAGCGGGGCAGAACAGCTGGAAGAAGCAGCGAAAGAGAAACTGGAAAACAAAAACAAAACAACCGCACTCATTTCAGAGCGGCGTAAACAGCGCCTTGCTCTTTCTGAAACGTTAGAATTTGCTGAACGTGAACTGAAAGAACAAAAACGCCTTTACAAGCAGCTCACCACAAGCTTAAAAGATGAAGAGATTAAGCTTGGGCGTATGGAAGTTGAGCTCGACAACCTCATCGCTTATTTGAACGAAGAGTATGCACTTTCGTTTGAAGGGGCAAAAGAGATGTATCATCTGACGCTATCGTCAGATGAAGCAAGAAAACGAGTGAAGCTGATCAAATTAGCCATTGAAGAGCTAGGAACAGTGAACTTAGGCAGCATTGATGAGTATGAACGAGTGAATGAACGCTACCTCTTCTTAACAGAACAGCGAAATGATCTGACAGAAGCGAAAAATACATTATTCCAAGTGATCGAAGAAATGGATCAAGAGATGACAAAGCGCTTCTCTGAAACATTCTCGCAAATTCGCGGACATTTTGAATCAGTTTTCCAAGCGTTATTTGGCGGCGGAAGAGCAGACCTTAAACTAACAGATCCAAACGATTTACTAAACTCTGGTGTTGATATTGTCGCGCAGCCGCCAGGGAAAAAGCTGCAAAACTTAAGCCTGCTTTCAGGCGGAGAGAGAGCATTAACAGCGATCGCCTTACTGTTCTCTATTTTAAAAGTCAGACCAGTACCATTTTGCGTATTAGATGAGGTAGAAGCGGCACTTGATGAAGCCAATGTTTTCCGCTTTGCTCAATATTTAAAGAAATACAGTCAAGAAACACAATTCATTGTCATTACGCACCGCAAAGGAACAATGGAAGAAGCAGATGTGCTCTACGGTGTGACGATGCAGGAATCAGGTGTTTCTAAGCTTGTATCTGTCAAACTAGAAGAAACGAAAGAGCTTGTCCAGTAA
- the rnc gene encoding ribonuclease III: protein MPKQYKDKQKQSKKLEQFREFQQRISVHFQNEKLLYQAFTHSSYVNEHRKKPYEDNERLEFLGDAVLELTISQFLFAKYPAMSEGDLTKLRAAIVCEPSLVSLAHELSFGDLVLLGKGEEMTGGRKRPALLADVFEAFIGALYLDQGLEPVERFLEAYVYPKINDGAFSHVMDFKSQLQEFVQRDGKGVLEYRILHEKGPAHNREFEANVSLRGEVLGIGNGRSKKEAEQHAAQEALAKLQKHHMNQ, encoded by the coding sequence ATGCCAAAACAATATAAAGACAAACAGAAACAGAGCAAAAAACTAGAGCAATTTAGAGAATTCCAGCAGCGTATTTCTGTACACTTTCAAAATGAAAAACTTCTATATCAAGCATTTACGCATTCCTCTTATGTGAATGAACACCGGAAAAAACCATACGAGGATAATGAAAGACTTGAATTTTTAGGAGATGCTGTTTTAGAATTGACCATCTCTCAATTCTTATTTGCGAAATACCCTGCGATGAGCGAGGGAGATTTAACAAAACTAAGAGCAGCGATCGTATGTGAACCATCACTTGTGTCTCTGGCACATGAGCTGTCCTTCGGAGACCTTGTTCTTTTAGGAAAAGGCGAAGAAATGACCGGCGGTAGAAAACGTCCAGCACTTTTAGCAGACGTATTCGAGGCGTTTATCGGAGCACTTTATTTAGATCAAGGGCTGGAGCCAGTAGAACGATTCCTAGAAGCCTATGTTTATCCGAAAATTAATGATGGAGCGTTCTCGCATGTCATGGACTTTAAAAGCCAGCTGCAAGAATTCGTTCAGCGCGATGGAAAAGGTGTACTCGAATACCGCATTTTGCATGAAAAAGGACCAGCACACAACCGTGAATTTGAAGCAAATGTCTCCCTTCGCGGGGAAGTGCTTGGAATTGGAAATGGTCGCAGTAAAAAAGAAGCAGAACAGCATGCTGCACAGGAAGCACTTGCTAAATTGCAGAAACATCATATGAACCAATAA
- the acpP gene encoding acyl carrier protein, whose translation MADVLERVTKIIVDRLGVDEADVKMEASFKEDLGADSLDVVELVMELEDEFDMEISDEDAEKIATVGDAVNYINSQQ comes from the coding sequence ATGGCAGACGTATTAGAGCGTGTAACAAAAATTATTGTAGACCGCCTTGGCGTTGATGAGGCTGACGTGAAAATGGAAGCTTCATTTAAAGAAGATTTAGGCGCTGATTCCCTTGATGTAGTTGAGCTAGTTATGGAACTTGAAGATGAGTTCGATATGGAAATTTCTGACGAAGATGCTGAAAAAATTGCAACAGTCGGTGACGCTGTGAACTACATAAATAGCCAGCAATAA
- the fabG gene encoding 3-oxoacyl-[acyl-carrier-protein] reductase encodes MLTNKTAVVTGASRGIGRSIAIDLAKNGANVVVNYSGNEAKANEVVDEIKALGQQAFAVKADVSNAEEVQALMKQAIDTFGSIDILVNNAGITKDNLLMRMKENEWDDVININLKGVFNCTKAVTRQMMKQRSGRIINLASVVGVCGNPGQANYVAAKAGVIGLTKTTAKELATRHITVNAVAPGFISTDMTDKLDENVQTEMLKQIPLARFGAPEDISNVVVFLASEGAGYITGQTIQVDGGMVMS; translated from the coding sequence ATGCTTACAAATAAAACAGCCGTTGTAACAGGTGCATCACGCGGGATTGGCCGTTCTATTGCGATCGATTTAGCAAAGAATGGTGCAAATGTTGTCGTCAACTATTCTGGAAACGAAGCAAAAGCAAATGAAGTCGTAGATGAAATCAAAGCTCTTGGCCAGCAGGCTTTTGCCGTTAAAGCTGATGTTTCAAATGCTGAAGAAGTACAAGCGCTCATGAAACAAGCGATTGATACATTTGGCTCAATTGACATCCTTGTCAATAATGCAGGGATTACAAAAGACAACCTGCTTATGAGAATGAAAGAAAATGAATGGGATGACGTCATTAACATAAACTTAAAAGGTGTCTTTAACTGTACAAAAGCCGTGACTCGTCAAATGATGAAACAGCGCAGTGGAAGAATCATCAACTTGGCTTCAGTGGTTGGCGTATGTGGAAACCCTGGACAAGCAAACTATGTTGCAGCAAAAGCTGGTGTCATCGGATTAACAAAAACAACAGCAAAAGAGCTGGCAACCCGTCATATTACAGTCAATGCAGTAGCACCAGGCTTTATTTCAACAGATATGACAGACAAGCTTGATGAGAATGTACAGACTGAAATGCTTAAGCAGATCCCGCTTGCACGCTTTGGTGCACCTGAAGATATTAGCAATGTTGTTGTGTTTTTAGCTTCAGAAGGAGCAGGTTATATTACAGGCCAAACCATCCAAGTAGATGGCGGAATGGTCATGTCCTAA
- the fabD gene encoding ACP S-malonyltransferase yields the protein MTKIAFLFPGQGSQKIGMGKDLFDQEAVSKAVFEEADKTLGFDLSSMIFEGDAEELTLTYNAQPALLTTSIAILKKFEESGIKADYAAGHSLGEYTALVAAGALSFQDAVYAVRKRGELMNEAVPAGEGAMAAILGLDQTALLEVTKEVTESGHLVELANLNCPGQIVISGTAKGVELASEKAKEKGAKRAIALEVSGPFHSALMKPAAEKFTDVLSKLDISDAKTPVISNVTADIVTSRDAIETKLIEQLYSPVRFEESVERLIDLGVTTFIEIGPGKVLSGLVKKVNRRLTTISVSDQETIEAAIETLKGDS from the coding sequence ATGACTAAAATTGCATTTTTATTCCCTGGCCAAGGATCTCAAAAAATTGGCATGGGGAAAGATTTATTTGACCAAGAAGCAGTATCTAAAGCTGTATTTGAAGAAGCAGACAAGACCCTCGGTTTTGACTTATCTTCAATGATTTTTGAAGGAGATGCAGAAGAACTGACGCTCACTTATAACGCGCAGCCAGCTCTTTTAACAACAAGTATCGCCATCTTAAAGAAATTTGAAGAGAGCGGAATCAAAGCAGATTACGCAGCAGGACATAGCCTTGGGGAATATACGGCCCTTGTTGCTGCAGGCGCACTATCTTTTCAAGATGCTGTTTATGCAGTGAGAAAGCGCGGCGAATTAATGAACGAAGCTGTTCCAGCAGGAGAGGGCGCTATGGCAGCGATCCTTGGCTTAGATCAAACAGCGCTTTTAGAAGTGACAAAAGAAGTGACAGAGAGTGGCCATCTTGTAGAACTCGCTAACTTAAACTGTCCTGGTCAAATTGTAATCTCTGGTACAGCAAAAGGTGTCGAACTCGCTTCAGAAAAAGCGAAAGAAAAGGGCGCAAAACGTGCGATTGCCCTTGAAGTGAGTGGACCTTTCCATTCTGCCTTAATGAAACCAGCCGCTGAAAAATTCACAGATGTTTTGTCAAAGCTAGATATTTCAGATGCCAAAACACCAGTGATCTCAAATGTCACAGCAGACATCGTCACATCTCGTGATGCTATTGAAACAAAGCTCATTGAACAATTGTATTCTCCTGTTCGATTTGAAGAAAGCGTAGAACGTCTGATTGATTTAGGCGTGACAACGTTTATTGAAATCGGTCCGGGCAAAGTGCTTTCAGGTCTTGTGAAAAAGGTCAATCGCCGCCTGACAACCATTTCAGTTTCAGATCAGGAAACAATTGAAGCAGCCATTGAAACATTGAAGGGGGATTCTTGA
- the plsX gene encoding phosphate acyltransferase PlsX — translation MRIAVDAMGGDHAPKAIIDGVQKSLTAFSDIEITLVGDENKIKPYITNNERITILDAKEVIEPTDEPVRAVRRKKDSSMVKMAQEVSEGRADACISAGNTGALMTAGLFIVGRIDGIDRPALAPTLPTLDGSGFLLLDVGANVDAKPEHLVQYAMMGSIYAERVFPKRNPRVGLLNVGTEDKKGNDLTKKTFELLKASDLNFVGNVESRDLLEGVADVVVTDGFTGNIALKTIEGTALSVFKMLKETLTSSFTAKIAAGMMKPKLMQMKSKMDYSEYGGAALFGLKAPVIKAHGSSDENAIFHAIRQARDIVEKDVSAIIHQEVQKETTNES, via the coding sequence ATGAGAATTGCAGTCGATGCAATGGGGGGAGACCATGCCCCTAAAGCCATTATTGACGGTGTGCAAAAAAGCTTAACGGCATTTTCAGATATCGAGATTACACTTGTCGGCGATGAAAATAAAATCAAACCATACATAACAAACAACGAGCGCATCACGATTTTAGATGCAAAAGAAGTCATTGAACCGACAGATGAACCAGTGCGTGCAGTTAGGCGTAAAAAGGATTCATCTATGGTGAAAATGGCGCAAGAAGTATCCGAAGGACGAGCAGATGCCTGTATTTCAGCAGGAAACACTGGCGCACTTATGACAGCAGGACTGTTTATCGTAGGAAGAATTGATGGCATCGATAGACCAGCACTTGCTCCGACACTGCCAACACTTGATGGCAGCGGGTTTTTATTACTAGATGTCGGCGCTAACGTTGATGCCAAACCAGAACACCTTGTACAATATGCGATGATGGGTTCAATTTACGCAGAGCGTGTTTTTCCAAAGAGAAATCCGCGTGTAGGATTGTTAAATGTAGGAACAGAAGATAAAAAAGGCAACGATCTCACGAAAAAAACCTTTGAATTGTTAAAAGCATCAGACTTGAATTTCGTAGGAAATGTGGAGTCTCGTGACTTATTAGAAGGTGTAGCTGACGTCGTTGTCACAGATGGTTTCACAGGAAATATTGCTCTGAAAACGATTGAAGGCACAGCTCTTTCTGTATTTAAAATGCTGAAAGAAACCTTAACATCCAGCTTCACAGCAAAAATAGCGGCTGGTATGATGAAGCCGAAATTGATGCAGATGAAATCCAAAATGGATTACTCCGAATATGGTGGTGCCGCTTTATTTGGTTTAAAAGCACCTGTCATTAAAGCGCACGGTTCCTCTGATGAAAACGCCATTTTTCATGCCATTCGTCAGGCACGTGATATCGTAGAAAAAGACGTTTCAGCCATCATTCATCAAGAAGTCCAAAAAGAAACCACGAACGAGTCTTAA
- the fapR gene encoding transcription factor FapR: MKLNKKERQKLLQQTISSTPFITDEELATKFGVSIQTVRLDRLELSIPELRERIKHVAEKTLEDEVKSLPLDEVIGEMIDVELDDQAISILEVRKEHVFSRNQIARGHHLFAQANSLAVAVIDDELALTAKANIKFTRQVKQGERVVSKAKVASHDKEKGRTVVEVNSYVGEEVVFSGDFVMYRSKQK, translated from the coding sequence ATGAAACTAAATAAAAAAGAACGTCAAAAACTTCTCCAGCAAACGATCAGCTCGACTCCGTTCATTACTGATGAAGAATTGGCAACTAAATTCGGTGTAAGCATTCAAACGGTTCGTCTTGATCGTTTGGAATTGTCAATCCCTGAATTACGCGAAAGAATTAAGCATGTGGCCGAAAAGACATTAGAGGATGAAGTGAAATCACTTCCACTGGATGAAGTGATTGGAGAAATGATTGATGTAGAGCTTGATGACCAAGCTATTTCCATTTTAGAAGTGAGAAAAGAGCATGTATTTAGCCGAAACCAAATTGCCAGGGGACATCATCTCTTCGCCCAGGCAAATTCGCTTGCAGTAGCGGTCATTGACGATGAACTGGCTTTAACAGCAAAAGCAAATATTAAATTTACAAGGCAGGTTAAACAAGGCGAACGAGTCGTCTCAAAAGCCAAAGTAGCCTCGCATGATAAAGAAAAAGGCAGAACTGTAGTTGAAGTGAACAGCTATGTCGGTGAAGAAGTTGTCTTCTCAGGAGACTTTGTCATGTATCGCTCAAAACAAAAGTAA